A genomic stretch from Papio anubis isolate 15944 chromosome 18, Panubis1.0, whole genome shotgun sequence includes:
- the PSMB10 gene encoding proteasome subunit beta type-10, with protein MLKPALEPRGGFSFENCQRNASLERVLPGLKVPHARKTGTTIAGLVFQDGVILGADTRATNDSVVADKSCEKIHFIAPKIYCCGAGVAADAEMTTRMVASKMELHALSTGREPRVATVTRVLCQTLFRYRGHVGASLIVGGVDLTGPQLYSVHPHGSYSRLPFTALGSGQGEALAVLEDRFQPNMTLEAAQGLLVEAITAGILGDLGSGGNVDACVITKTGAKLLQTLSSPTEPVKRSGRYHFVPGTTAVLTQTVKPLTLELVEETVQAMEVE; from the exons ATGCTGAAGCCAGCCTTGGAGCCCCGAGGGGGCTTCTCCTTCGAGAACTGCCAAAG AAATGCATCCTTGGAACGCGTCCTCCCGGGGCTCAAGGTCCCTCATGCACGCAAGACCGGGACAACCATCGCGGGCCTTGTGTTCCAA gaCGGAGTCATTCTGGGCGCCGACACTCGAGCCACTAACGATTCGGTCGTGGCGGACAAGAGCTGTGAGAAGATCCACTTCATCGCCCCCAAAATCTA CTGCTGTGGGGCTGGAGTAGCCGCTGACGCCGAGATGACCACCAGGATGGTGGCGTCCAAGATGGAGCTACACGCGCTATCCACGGGCCGAGAGCCCCGCGTGGCCACGGTCACTCGCGTCCTGTGCCAGACGCTCTTCCG GTACCGGGGCCACGTGGGTGCATCGCTGATCGTGGGCGGCGTAGACCTGACTGGACCGCAGCTCTACAGCGTGCATCCCCATGGCTCCTACAGCCGTCTGCCCTTCACAGCCCTGG GCTCTGGCCAGGGCGAGGCCCTGGCGGTACTAGAAGACCGGTTCCAGCCGAACATGACG CTAGAGGCCGCTCAGGGGCTGCTGGTGGAAGCCATCACCGCCGGAATCTTGGGTGACCTGGGCTCCGGAGGCAATGTGGACGCATGTGTGATCACGAAGACTGGCGCCAAGCTGCTGCAGACACTGAGCTCACCCACAGAGCCCGTGAAGAG GTCTGGCCGCTACCACTTTGTGCCTGGAACCACAGCTGTCCTGACCCAAACCGTGAAGCCACTAACCCTGGAGCTAGTGGAGGAAACTGTGCAGGCTATGGAGGTGGAGTAA
- the CTRL gene encoding chymotrypsin-like protease CTRL-1 isoform X2 — protein MLLLSLTLSLVLLGSSWGCGVPAIKPALSFSQRIVNGENAVPGSWPWQVSLQDSSGFHFCGGSLISQSWVVTAAHCNVSPGRHFVVLGEHDLSSNAEPLQVLSISQAITHPSWNPTTMNNDVTLLKLASPAQYTTRISPVCLASSNEALTEGLTCVTTGWGRLSGVGNVTPARLQQVALPLVTVNQCRQYWGSDITDSMICAGGAGASSCQGDSGGPLVCQKGNTWVLIGIVSWGTKNCNVRAPAVYTRVSKFSAWINQVIAYN, from the exons ATGCTGCTGCTCAGCCTGACCCTAAGCCTGGTTCTCCTCGGTTCCTCCTGGG GCTGCGGTGTTCCTGCCATCAAACCAGCCCTGAGCTTCAGCCAGAGGATTGTCAACGGGGAGAATGCAGTACCAGGCTCCTGGCCCTGGCAGGTGTCCCTGCAG GACAGCAGCGGCTTCCACTTTTGCGGTGGTTCTCTCATCAGCCAGTCTTGGGTGGTCACTGCTGCCCACTGCAATGTCAG CCCTGGCCGCCACTTTGTTGTCCTGGGCGAGCATGACCTATCGTCGAACGCTGAGCCCTTGCAGGTTCTGTCCATCTCTCAG GCCATTACACACCCTAGCTGGAACCCTACCACCATGAACAATGACGTGACACTGCTGAAGCTCGCCTCACCAGCCCAGTACACAACACGCATCTCGCCAGTTTGCCTGGCATCCTCAAACGAGGCTCTGACTGAAGGCCTCACGTGTGTCACCACCGGCTGGGGTCGCCTCAGTGGCGTGG GCAATGTGACACCAGCACGTCTGCAGCAGGTGGCTTTACCCCTGGTCACTGTGAATCAGTGCCGGCAGTACTGGGGCTCAGATATCACTGACTCCATGATCTGTGCAGGTGGCGCAGGTGCTTCCTCATGCCAG GGTGACTCCGGAGGCCCTCTTGTCTGCCAGAAGGGAAACACGTGGGTGCTTATTGGTATTGTCTCCTGGGGTACCAAAAACTGCAATGTGCGCGCACCTGCCGTGTATACTCGAGTTAGCAAGTTCAGCGCCTGGATCAACCAGGTTATTGCCTACAACTGA
- the CTRL gene encoding chymotrypsin-like protease CTRL-1 isoform X1 produces MQYQAPGPGRCPCRTAAASTFAVVLSSASLGWSLLPTAMSGEHLHSTCPAPRLFLPPPLAVPLSLWPPCSCLTPPLCSPGRHFVVLGEHDLSSNAEPLQVLSISQAITHPSWNPTTMNNDVTLLKLASPAQYTTRISPVCLASSNEALTEGLTCVTTGWGRLSGVGNVTPARLQQVALPLVTVNQCRQYWGSDITDSMICAGGAGASSCQGDSGGPLVCQKGNTWVLIGIVSWGTKNCNVRAPAVYTRVSKFSAWINQVIAYN; encoded by the exons ATGCAGTACCAGGCTCCTGGCCCTGGCAGGTGTCCCTGCAG GACAGCAGCGGCTTCCACTTTTGCGGTGGTTCTCTCATCAGCCAGTCTTGGGTGGTCACTGCTGCCCACTGCAATGTCAGGTGAGCACCTGCACTCCACCTGCCCCGCCCCTCgcctcttcctgcctcctcccctggCTGTCCCCCTCTCGCTCTGGCCTCCCTGCAGCTGCCTAACCCCACCCCTCTGCAGCCCTGGCCGCCACTTTGTTGTCCTGGGCGAGCATGACCTATCGTCGAACGCTGAGCCCTTGCAGGTTCTGTCCATCTCTCAG GCCATTACACACCCTAGCTGGAACCCTACCACCATGAACAATGACGTGACACTGCTGAAGCTCGCCTCACCAGCCCAGTACACAACACGCATCTCGCCAGTTTGCCTGGCATCCTCAAACGAGGCTCTGACTGAAGGCCTCACGTGTGTCACCACCGGCTGGGGTCGCCTCAGTGGCGTGG GCAATGTGACACCAGCACGTCTGCAGCAGGTGGCTTTACCCCTGGTCACTGTGAATCAGTGCCGGCAGTACTGGGGCTCAGATATCACTGACTCCATGATCTGTGCAGGTGGCGCAGGTGCTTCCTCATGCCAG GGTGACTCCGGAGGCCCTCTTGTCTGCCAGAAGGGAAACACGTGGGTGCTTATTGGTATTGTCTCCTGGGGTACCAAAAACTGCAATGTGCGCGCACCTGCCGTGTATACTCGAGTTAGCAAGTTCAGCGCCTGGATCAACCAGGTTATTGCCTACAACTGA